The Niallia alba genome includes a window with the following:
- the alr gene encoding alanine racemase, which produces MNQEDTFYRDTWVEIDLDAIAFNVSELRKRLHPENKLIAVVKANGYGHGALQIAKTALQSGADSLAVAFLDEAISLRNSGVTAPILVLGASRPKDVMTAIKNQVTLTVYHVNWLEEAQQFLSKDASLTIHFKLDTGMGRIGLRKEQEIQQVEELLVKHSNIVVEGVFTHFATADEKNSSYFENQIQRFKELLSSFSKLPAIIHCSNSATSLLHPDLQYNAVRLGISMYGLTPSLEIEPDIPYLLKEAFSLRTKLVQVKKLNKGDKVSYGATYEAEEEEWIGTLPIGYADGWLRKLQGQEVLIDGRRVPIVGRICMDQCMIRLPFYIEPGTEITLIGKQKDEIISVNEIAAKLETINYEVTCMISTRVPRVYKQNGVFTETMNPLI; this is translated from the coding sequence TTGAATCAAGAAGATACTTTTTATCGAGATACATGGGTGGAAATTGATCTTGATGCTATTGCATTTAATGTTAGTGAGTTAAGAAAAAGATTACATCCTGAAAATAAATTGATAGCGGTAGTAAAGGCAAATGGATATGGGCATGGAGCTTTGCAAATTGCTAAAACAGCATTACAGTCTGGTGCGGATAGCTTGGCTGTAGCTTTTTTAGATGAGGCGATTAGTTTAAGAAATAGTGGTGTTACTGCACCAATTCTTGTACTGGGCGCAAGTAGACCAAAAGATGTTATGACAGCGATAAAAAATCAGGTGACTTTAACTGTTTATCATGTGAACTGGCTGGAGGAAGCTCAACAATTTTTAAGTAAGGATGCTTCTTTAACGATCCATTTTAAGTTAGATACGGGCATGGGGAGAATTGGTTTAAGAAAGGAGCAGGAGATCCAGCAGGTAGAGGAATTACTGGTAAAGCATTCGAATATTGTCGTGGAGGGAGTTTTTACTCATTTCGCGACAGCGGATGAAAAAAATTCTTCTTATTTCGAGAACCAAATTCAACGCTTTAAGGAGCTACTTTCTTCCTTTTCAAAGCTGCCAGCAATTATTCATTGCAGTAATAGTGCGACCAGTCTTTTACATCCAGATTTACAATATAATGCTGTTCGTTTGGGGATTTCGATGTACGGATTGACACCATCTCTTGAGATTGAGCCTGATATACCTTATCTATTAAAAGAAGCTTTTTCCTTGCGCACAAAATTGGTCCAAGTGAAAAAGTTAAATAAAGGGGATAAAGTAAGCTATGGTGCAACGTATGAGGCGGAAGAAGAGGAATGGATAGGTACTTTGCCAATCGGCTATGCGGATGGATGGTTACGTAAACTGCAAGGACAAGAGGTTCTTATTGACGGAAGGAGAGTACCAATTGTTGGGAGGATTTGCATGGATCAATGCATGATAAGGCTCCCTTTCTATATAGAACCAGGTACAGAGATAACACTGATTGGGAAACAAAAAGATGAGATTATTTCTGTTAATGAAATTGCTGCTAAATTAGAAACGATTAATTATGAGGTTACCTGTATGATTTCTACAAGAGTCCCTCGTGTGTATAAACAAAATGGTGTTTTTACAGAAACAATGAATCCTTTAATTTAA
- a CDS encoding CopG family ribbon-helix-helix protein, which translates to MSESSATTEIMIKLPKHLLTELDGFVKQENVNRSEFIYQATKMYLRERKKRHIRESMRRGYMEMAKLNLSIASESFLAEYEAEHTVERLVSGG; encoded by the coding sequence GTGTCTGAATCCAGCGCAACGACAGAGATCATGATAAAATTACCAAAGCATTTGTTAACTGAATTGGACGGCTTCGTTAAGCAAGAAAATGTTAATCGTAGTGAATTTATTTATCAAGCAACGAAAATGTATCTTCGCGAACGGAAAAAGAGACATATCCGCGAATCGATGAGACGAGGATATATGGAAATGGCTAAATTAAATTTATCCATTGCATCAGAAAGCTTTCTCGCAGAATACGAGGCAGAGCATACAGTAGAACGTCTTGTAAGCGGAGGGTAA
- the ndoA gene encoding type II toxin-antitoxin system endoribonuclease NdoA: MIVKRGDVYFADLSPVVGSEQGGVRPVLVIQNDIGNRFSPTVIIAAITAQIQKAKLPTHVEIDAKRYGFERDSVILLEQIRTIDKQRLTDKITHLDEGMMEKVDEALQISLGLIEF, from the coding sequence TTGATTGTCAAACGTGGTGACGTTTATTTTGCAGACCTATCCCCAGTTGTTGGTTCAGAGCAAGGCGGCGTCCGTCCTGTACTTGTCATTCAAAACGACATCGGGAATCGGTTCAGTCCCACAGTCATTATTGCAGCAATTACAGCTCAGATTCAAAAGGCTAAATTGCCGACTCATGTGGAAATTGATGCGAAGCGATATGGTTTTGAAAGAGATTCAGTAATTCTTTTAGAACAAATTCGTACGATAGATAAACAGAGGCTAACGGACAAAATTACTCATCTTGATGAGGGAATGATGGAAAAAGTCGATGAAGCTCTACAAATTAGTTTAGGTCTCATTGAATTTTAA
- a CDS encoding STAS domain-containing protein produces MNRVRIPILKLYDYLLVSIQWELDDQTALQFQEDLLNKIHETSASGVVIDLTSIDFIDSFIAKVLGDVIGMSKLMGAKVVLTGIQPAVAITLVELGISLNDVLTALDLEKGLEKLQQELED; encoded by the coding sequence GTGAATAGAGTAAGAATACCAATATTAAAACTTTATGACTATTTACTAGTATCTATTCAATGGGAGTTAGATGACCAAACAGCCCTTCAGTTTCAAGAGGATTTATTAAATAAAATCCATGAGACTAGTGCAAGTGGAGTAGTTATTGATTTAACTTCCATTGATTTTATAGATTCATTTATTGCAAAAGTGTTAGGTGATGTAATCGGTATGTCGAAGCTAATGGGGGCTAAGGTGGTACTGACAGGAATTCAACCTGCTGTTGCCATCACCTTAGTAGAACTAGGTATCAGTTTAAACGATGTTTTAACTGCCTTAGATCTAGAAAAAGGTTTGGAGAAATTACAACAGGAATTGGAGGATTGA
- a CDS encoding anti-sigma regulatory factor yields MGDQSCVKIVNEWDIVAARQLGRNIAKELGFGTVDQARITTAISELARNIYLYAGQGQICIEKLFENGKSGLKLIAIDSGPGIKDIRQVMQDGFSTSGGLGAGLPGVKRLMDEFDIKTSIGEGTEIQAVKWLR; encoded by the coding sequence ATGGGAGACCAATCCTGTGTAAAAATCGTAAATGAATGGGACATCGTTGCTGCTCGACAATTAGGCAGAAATATTGCAAAAGAGCTCGGCTTCGGTACCGTCGATCAAGCACGTATTACAACTGCAATTAGTGAACTAGCAAGAAATATATATTTGTATGCTGGACAAGGACAGATTTGTATTGAAAAGCTGTTTGAAAATGGGAAATCAGGTTTGAAACTAATTGCAATAGATAGTGGTCCTGGAATCAAGGATATTAGACAAGTGATGCAAGACGGTTTTTCTACCTCCGGCGGGTTAGGTGCTGGATTACCAGGTGTAAAAAGGCTGATGGATGAGTTTGATATTAAAACCTCTATCGGTGAGGGGACAGAAATTCAGGCAGTGAAGTGGCTAAGATAG
- a CDS encoding PP2C family protein-serine/threonine phosphatase, whose product MDFREMMESKYRDLLVNYIKDESEQALYQGQKFSRKSIEQKISPEDIISLHKSILMDLYPEMPEYVTKSFDILLEVMIGYGFAYREHQSLRHVQQELRSEMEIAANVQQTLLSTDIPKADGLDIGAISVPAKMMNGDYYHFVHDDDQVINIAIADVIGKGIPAAMCMSMIKYAMDSLPENRNKPSNVLENLNRVVEQNVDPSMFITMFYGAYDVLSHVFHYASAGHEPGLYYQAETKQFSELKTKGLLLGVDKKTKYQQFEKQVYPGDMIILMSDGVTECRTKEGFIDKETLLGYIRKHMHLDAQNIVKNVYKELEKIQDFQLRDDFTLIIFKREV is encoded by the coding sequence ATGGATTTCCGGGAAATGATGGAATCTAAGTATCGAGATCTTCTTGTGAACTATATTAAAGATGAATCGGAACAAGCTCTTTATCAAGGGCAAAAGTTTAGTAGAAAATCCATTGAACAAAAAATATCGCCAGAAGATATCATCAGTTTACATAAATCAATTCTTATGGATTTATACCCAGAGATGCCTGAATATGTAACAAAATCCTTTGATATTCTTTTAGAGGTCATGATTGGGTATGGATTTGCCTATAGAGAACATCAAAGCCTTCGTCATGTTCAACAAGAATTAAGAAGTGAAATGGAGATCGCTGCAAATGTTCAGCAAACATTATTAAGCACTGATATTCCAAAAGCAGATGGGTTAGATATCGGCGCAATCAGTGTTCCTGCTAAAATGATGAATGGAGATTATTATCACTTTGTTCATGATGATGATCAGGTGATTAATATTGCAATTGCGGATGTAATTGGAAAAGGAATTCCTGCTGCTATGTGCATGTCGATGATTAAGTATGCGATGGATAGTCTCCCTGAAAATAGGAATAAACCAAGTAATGTATTAGAAAACTTAAATAGGGTTGTAGAGCAAAATGTAGATCCCAGTATGTTCATTACGATGTTTTATGGAGCGTATGATGTATTGTCACATGTATTTCATTATGCGTCAGCTGGTCACGAACCTGGCTTATATTATCAAGCAGAAACCAAGCAGTTTAGTGAGTTGAAAACAAAGGGATTACTACTAGGCGTCGATAAAAAAACAAAATATCAGCAATTTGAAAAGCAAGTTTATCCAGGTGATATGATTATTTTAATGTCAGATGGAGTAACCGAGTGTAGAACGAAGGAAGGCTTTATTGATAAAGAAACGCTTCTTGGATATATAAGAAAACATATGCACTTAGATGCACAAAATATTGTCAAAAATGTCTATAAGGAATTAGAAAAGATTCAAGACTTCCAATTGCGTGATGATTTTACTTTAATTATTTTTAAAAGAGAAGTTTAA
- a CDS encoding anti-sigma factor antagonist: MNIIIDVKEKELDVEVKVSGEIDAYTAPKLRERIYSFSEQEGIKMIIDLSDVNYMDSTGLGVFVGIFKNVRANNGEFKLIGLSSRLIRLFEITGLADIIDINSKIEGGIQ, encoded by the coding sequence ATGAATATCATAATCGATGTAAAGGAAAAAGAATTGGATGTAGAAGTCAAGGTTTCTGGTGAAATTGATGCGTATACTGCTCCAAAACTAAGAGAGCGAATTTATTCCTTTTCTGAACAAGAAGGAATAAAAATGATAATAGATTTGTCAGATGTTAACTATATGGACAGTACTGGTTTAGGGGTATTTGTAGGCATATTTAAGAATGTTCGTGCAAACAATGGCGAATTCAAGTTAATAGGTCTATCAAGCCGTTTAATTAGATTGTTTGAAATAACTGGATTGGCAGATATTATAGACATAAATAGTAAGATAGAAGGTGGAATCCAATGA
- the rsbW gene encoding anti-sigma B factor RsbW, which yields MSHFEYIEMKIPSKPEYVGIIRLTLSGIASRMGFSYDEIEDLKIATSEACTNAVQHAYKNNDAGEVLIGFRLYNDRLEVIVADNGKSFDFHSTTKDLGPYEQDESVEFLREGGLGLYLIETLMDEVKIHHNNGVTVFMTKYLEGEQVERDAETIST from the coding sequence ATGAGTCATTTTGAGTACATCGAAATGAAAATTCCTTCTAAACCAGAGTATGTTGGGATTATTCGCTTAACATTATCTGGAATTGCAAGCAGAATGGGCTTCAGCTACGATGAAATTGAAGATTTAAAAATAGCGACAAGCGAAGCATGTACAAATGCTGTGCAACATGCGTACAAGAATAATGACGCAGGAGAAGTTTTAATAGGATTTCGATTATATAATGATCGCTTAGAAGTTATTGTAGCTGATAATGGAAAGAGTTTTGACTTTCATTCCACTACAAAAGATTTGGGCCCTTATGAGCAGGATGAGTCAGTGGAATTTCTTCGCGAAGGAGGACTTGGCCTATACTTGATCGAAACATTAATGGATGAAGTAAAGATTCACCATAATAACGGGGTAACTGTTTTCATGACTAAATACCTCGAAGGAGAGCAGGTGGAGAGGGATGCAGAAACAATCTCAACCTAA